In Paractinoplanes brasiliensis, the following proteins share a genomic window:
- a CDS encoding PLP-dependent aminotransferase family protein, with amino-acid sequence MFRRGNLLALITGAVEDRSARGIAAAVSRLVTAGQLTAGTRLPTVRDVARELGVSPTTVSEAWRSLTRAGAIQTRGRSGTFVAAPVLPRQRWRYSQLGGSATAGSRDLSTGVPDHDLLPDLTDALKRIGDGRLTSSYLDEPVLPALESLLRERWPFPPERLTVVDGALDALDRVIGEVVRFGDHVVVENPAFPPLLDLLQAVGATVVGVPMDAYGMRPDLLHGVLADYPAVAVFLQPRAHNPTGVSMAATRASELATVLGGCPDVLVVEDDHAGDIASAAPVSLGAFLPERTVHVASFSKSHGPDLRLAAAGGPARVIGPVADRRLLGPGWSSRLLQGVLLDLLTDPAAVAQIAKARSAYATRRATLLEELRARGVTATADDGINLWMTVDDQQIAMVTLAAHGIAVSPGAPFCVAPLDTDHVRVTVGLVSDGFADLADILASAALLDTPGSGTRVRPHPRGWR; translated from the coding sequence ATGTTTCGGAGAGGTAATTTGCTCGCGCTGATCACGGGTGCTGTCGAGGATCGCAGCGCACGGGGAATTGCCGCGGCCGTGAGCCGCCTGGTGACCGCCGGGCAGCTGACGGCGGGCACCCGCCTGCCGACGGTCCGCGACGTCGCCCGCGAGCTCGGCGTCAGCCCGACCACGGTCAGCGAGGCCTGGCGCAGCCTCACCCGGGCCGGCGCCATCCAGACCCGGGGGCGTTCGGGCACCTTCGTCGCGGCCCCGGTGCTGCCCCGCCAGCGCTGGCGCTATTCACAACTCGGCGGCTCGGCCACCGCGGGGAGCCGGGACCTGTCGACCGGCGTACCCGACCATGATCTTTTGCCGGATCTGACCGACGCGCTCAAGCGGATCGGGGACGGGCGCCTGACCTCGAGTTACCTGGACGAGCCGGTGCTGCCGGCGCTCGAATCGCTGCTGCGCGAGCGGTGGCCCTTCCCGCCCGAGCGGCTCACCGTGGTGGACGGCGCCCTGGACGCGCTCGACCGCGTGATCGGCGAAGTGGTGCGTTTCGGCGACCACGTGGTGGTGGAGAACCCCGCCTTCCCGCCGCTGCTCGACCTGCTGCAGGCGGTCGGCGCCACCGTGGTCGGGGTGCCGATGGACGCGTACGGGATGCGCCCGGACCTGCTGCACGGGGTGCTCGCCGACTATCCCGCGGTCGCCGTCTTCCTGCAGCCCCGCGCCCACAACCCGACCGGGGTCAGCATGGCCGCCACCCGTGCTTCCGAGCTCGCCACCGTGCTGGGCGGCTGCCCCGACGTGCTGGTCGTCGAGGACGATCACGCGGGCGACATCGCGTCCGCCGCGCCGGTCAGCCTCGGCGCCTTCCTGCCGGAGCGGACGGTGCACGTGGCCAGCTTCAGCAAGAGCCACGGCCCCGACCTGCGGCTCGCGGCGGCCGGCGGCCCGGCCCGGGTGATCGGCCCGGTGGCGGACAGGCGGCTGCTCGGTCCCGGCTGGTCCAGCCGGCTGCTGCAGGGCGTGCTGCTCGACCTGCTGACGGATCCCGCTGCCGTCGCGCAGATCGCCAAGGCCCGTTCCGCGTACGCCACCAGGCGCGCGACCCTGCTGGAAGAGCTGCGTGCCCGGGGCGTGACCGCGACCGCCGACGACGGCATCAACCTGTGGATGACCGTCGACGACCAGCAGATCGCCATGGTCACGCTGGCCGCCCACGGCATCGCCGTCTCACCGGGAGCGCCGTTCTGTGTCGCCCCGCTCGACACCGATCACGTCCGGGTGACCGTCGGGCTGGTGTCCGACGGCTTCGCCGACCTGGCCGACATCCTGGCCTCCGCGGCCCTGCTCGACACCCCCGGAAGCGGCACCCGAGTCCGTCCCCATCCCCGAGGCTGGCGATGA
- a CDS encoding aspartate aminotransferase family protein — MSDDLLARHRAVMPGWMPVYYGDDALEIVEGSGRRVRGADGRTYLDFFGGVLTNMIGYDIPEINEAVRKQLATGVVHTSTLYLIRQQVELAERIARVSGIPDARVFFTNSGSEANETALLMAANVRRSNQILAIKNSYHGRTFATMAVTGHRSWSSSSLSPLNVSWLASGDRLRGRMAGLSDGDILDAAVDDLREVLATVTAGDVAAMIAEPIQGVGGFVAGPDGLLGAYQKVLGEHGILLIADEVQTGWGRTGEHFWGYQAHGVVPDLITFAKGIGNGFALGGVAGRADVMNAVPAISFSTFGGNPLSMAAGTAVLDYLLDHDLQTNAARTGAILLDGLRELDLPTVGEVRGKGLMIGVEIVRPGTREPDPAATVRVFDECRAGGLLVGKGGLYGNVLRMGPPLTLTEDEAREGLAILTGALARVDAEARIG; from the coding sequence ATGAGCGATGACCTGCTGGCCCGCCACCGGGCGGTGATGCCGGGCTGGATGCCGGTCTACTACGGCGACGACGCCCTCGAGATCGTCGAGGGGTCCGGGCGACGGGTGCGGGGCGCCGACGGCCGCACCTACCTGGACTTCTTCGGCGGCGTGCTGACCAACATGATCGGCTACGACATCCCGGAGATCAACGAGGCCGTACGCAAGCAGCTGGCGACCGGGGTCGTGCACACCTCGACGCTGTACCTGATCCGGCAGCAGGTCGAGCTGGCCGAGCGGATCGCCCGCGTCTCCGGGATCCCGGACGCCCGGGTGTTCTTCACCAATTCGGGCAGCGAGGCCAACGAGACGGCGCTGCTGATGGCGGCCAACGTGCGCCGGTCCAACCAGATCCTGGCGATCAAGAACAGCTACCACGGCCGGACCTTCGCCACCATGGCCGTCACGGGGCACCGCAGCTGGTCGTCGAGTTCGCTCAGCCCGCTCAACGTCTCGTGGCTGGCCTCGGGGGACAGGCTGCGCGGGCGGATGGCCGGGTTGTCCGACGGCGACATCCTCGACGCGGCCGTGGACGACCTGCGTGAGGTGCTGGCCACGGTGACCGCGGGCGATGTGGCAGCCATGATCGCCGAGCCGATCCAGGGTGTCGGCGGGTTCGTGGCCGGCCCGGACGGGCTGCTCGGGGCGTACCAGAAGGTCCTGGGGGAGCACGGGATCCTGCTGATCGCCGACGAGGTGCAGACCGGCTGGGGGCGTACGGGCGAGCATTTCTGGGGTTATCAGGCGCACGGCGTCGTTCCCGACCTGATCACGTTCGCCAAGGGCATCGGCAACGGGTTCGCGCTCGGCGGGGTCGCCGGCCGCGCGGACGTGATGAACGCGGTGCCGGCGATCAGCTTCTCCACGTTCGGTGGCAACCCGCTGTCGATGGCGGCCGGCACCGCCGTGCTCGACTACCTGCTCGACCACGATCTGCAGACCAACGCCGCCCGTACGGGGGCGATCCTGCTCGACGGCCTGCGTGAGCTCGACCTGCCCACGGTGGGCGAGGTGCGCGGCAAGGGCTTGATGATCGGCGTCGAGATCGTGCGCCCGGGCACCCGCGAGCCCGACCCCGCGGCGACGGTCCGCGTGTTCGACGAGTGCCGGGCCGGCGGGCTGCTGGTCGGCAAGGGCGGACTTTACGGCAACGTGCTGCGGATGGGGCCGCCGCTGACCCTCACCGAGGACGAGGCCCGCGAGGGTCTGGCGATCCTGACCGGCGCGTTGGCACGTGTGGACGCCGAGGCTCGGATCGGCTGA
- a CDS encoding phytanoyl-CoA dioxygenase family protein, whose product MQKTGFEAITEAQREQFLTDGVLLVCNALDEERRARLEAAADRVYAQERAAGRLKPDGSLHLLGFLPRDEEFGELLTHPATFPYVWGLAGWNIYTHHNHLDVTPPQPSEQEPAWGWHQDGYRQNSDPETLRGDQPRPMLSLKVAYVLSDLSRTGRGATKVIPGSHLDNTLDRPPAGGDPRGAMEITAEPGDCFIFDRRLWHSRSPNRSAVTRKILFIGYTYRWVRPLDDMPIDKDSEWWANRTPVQRQLLGEAPHTANHWGVGWDGYIDEKIPLRHELSTRGLLDRSVPWLR is encoded by the coding sequence ATGCAGAAAACAGGATTCGAGGCCATCACCGAGGCTCAGCGGGAGCAATTCCTGACCGACGGGGTCCTGCTGGTCTGCAACGCGCTCGACGAGGAGCGCCGGGCCCGCCTCGAGGCCGCCGCCGACCGGGTGTACGCACAGGAACGTGCGGCGGGGCGGCTCAAACCCGACGGCAGTCTGCACCTGCTCGGCTTCCTGCCGCGCGACGAGGAGTTCGGCGAGCTGCTCACCCACCCGGCGACCTTCCCGTACGTCTGGGGGCTGGCCGGCTGGAACATCTACACCCACCACAACCATCTGGACGTGACACCGCCGCAACCGTCCGAACAGGAGCCGGCGTGGGGCTGGCACCAGGACGGATACCGGCAGAACAGCGACCCTGAGACCCTGAGAGGAGATCAGCCCCGGCCGATGCTGTCGCTCAAGGTGGCGTACGTGCTCTCGGACCTGTCGCGCACCGGGCGGGGTGCGACAAAGGTGATCCCGGGCAGCCACCTCGACAACACGCTGGACCGTCCCCCGGCCGGAGGGGACCCCCGCGGCGCCATGGAGATCACGGCCGAGCCGGGCGACTGCTTCATCTTCGACCGGCGTCTCTGGCACTCGCGCTCACCCAACCGCAGCGCCGTCACCCGCAAGATCCTCTTCATCGGGTACACGTACCGGTGGGTCCGGCCGCTCGACGACATGCCGATCGACAAGGACTCCGAATGGTGGGCCAATCGCACGCCGGTGCAACGCCAATTGCTCGGTGAGGCCCCGCACACGGCCAATCACTGGGGCGTCGGATGGGACGGATACATCGACGAGAAAATTCCGCTGCGGCACGAATTGTCGACGCGTGGGCTGCTCGACCGTTCGGTGCCGTGGCTGCGCTGA
- a CDS encoding sugar phosphate isomerase/epimerase family protein, with the protein MPQSLNRRQLLGAAAAAGAVATLAAPGAAHAGGSHSSSRRVPRDQISVQLYTLRNQLAIDLEASLAELAEIGYKRVEHAGFVGRTAAQFRAALDAAGLRATSGHVGIPQPFDAGAWERALQDANVVGNKFIVHPFFGQGPSGPIRDAAVYRAFAADLNKAGKLARRAGLSFGYHNHHAEFFRQNGTELTGFDILTGETDDRYVHLEVDLYWAFRGASDPVDLIKKNRGRIKQVHVKDLDVNASFADPGDGLIDFGRIFEHSKEAGLIEYIVERDDAGSPPRTPADALVTAERGYDFLERLRF; encoded by the coding sequence ATGCCGCAGTCACTGAACCGTCGTCAACTACTCGGCGCCGCGGCCGCGGCCGGCGCCGTAGCCACCCTCGCAGCACCGGGCGCCGCACACGCGGGCGGCTCGCACTCGTCGTCCCGGCGGGTTCCTCGTGACCAGATCAGCGTGCAGCTCTACACGCTGCGCAACCAGCTCGCGATCGACCTGGAGGCGAGCCTCGCGGAGCTCGCCGAGATCGGTTACAAGCGGGTCGAGCACGCCGGCTTCGTCGGCCGCACGGCCGCGCAGTTCCGGGCCGCCCTCGACGCCGCGGGCCTGCGGGCCACCTCGGGGCACGTCGGCATCCCGCAGCCGTTCGACGCCGGCGCCTGGGAAAGGGCGTTGCAGGACGCCAACGTCGTCGGCAACAAGTTCATCGTCCATCCGTTCTTCGGCCAGGGCCCCAGCGGCCCGATCCGTGACGCCGCCGTCTACCGCGCCTTCGCGGCCGACCTCAACAAGGCGGGCAAGCTGGCCAGGCGGGCCGGGCTGTCGTTCGGTTACCACAACCACCACGCCGAGTTCTTCCGGCAGAACGGCACCGAGCTCACCGGCTTCGACATCCTGACCGGCGAGACCGACGACCGGTACGTGCACCTCGAGGTCGATCTCTACTGGGCGTTCCGCGGCGCCAGCGACCCGGTCGACCTGATCAAGAAGAACCGCGGCCGGATCAAGCAGGTCCACGTCAAGGACCTCGACGTCAACGCGAGCTTCGCCGACCCGGGTGACGGCCTGATCGACTTCGGTCGCATCTTCGAGCACTCCAAGGAGGCCGGGCTCATCGAGTACATCGTGGAACGCGACGACGCGGGATCGCCGCCGCGCACCCCCGCCGATGCTCTTGTGACCGCCGAGCGCGGTTACGACTTCCTCGAAAGGTTGCGCTTCTGA
- a CDS encoding PQQ-dependent sugar dehydrogenase, with the protein MLRRIGILSVAGVALLITPAVAAAGPGKPSQPLPPSSDFQKVTLNDFPGEPIAIAVLPDKRVLHTARGGEVRIHEPATGRNVLAATIPVYLHDEEGVQGIAVDPDFDRNKWVYVYYSPPLDTPSDDPNTPQVNEGDAPAEGTAADFAPFKGHMQLSRYKLQGSTLNLNTEQKIMQVATDRGQCCHVGGKIDFDSKGNLYLSTGDDSNPFFSDGYAPIDERANRNPVFDAQRTSANTNDLRGKVLRIKVGGSGKYTIPKGNLFKPGTPKTRPEIYAMGLRNPFRFTVDPRTDVVYVADYSPDARTANPARGPAGQGRWVAIDKPANYGWPYCVAPDQPYVDYDFATGVSGAPFNCAKPVNDSPNNTGLKNLPPVEKPEVIYGYGVSAQFPELGTGGIGPMGGPAYEYDKRSRSRIKWPEAFDGKPLFAEWTRDYVKAFTLDRRNQVTKVEAVLPELVFDNPMDLEFGPDGALYVLEYGDGYFNENPDAQLARFDFVRGNRTPIPKVSATPASGQAPLTVQFSSAGTTDPDGDALKYAWYLDNDNKVDSTAPNPTFTFTANADYRPTLKVTDSTGRSASAEVILPVGTAAPVVEFVTLQDGQPFAFGDTVNFEVRVTDDAPVDCSRVTVTYVLGHDQHGHPLSTASGCTGSIVTFLDPGHAGSDNLTGVFVASYTDTGVPPQTGRDTVVLQPSN; encoded by the coding sequence ATGCTGCGCCGAATCGGAATCCTCAGTGTCGCCGGCGTGGCGCTGCTGATCACCCCGGCGGTGGCCGCAGCGGGACCGGGCAAGCCGAGCCAGCCGTTGCCGCCGTCGTCCGACTTCCAGAAGGTCACGCTCAACGACTTCCCGGGCGAGCCGATCGCGATCGCGGTGCTGCCGGACAAGCGCGTGCTGCACACGGCCCGCGGCGGCGAGGTCCGCATCCACGAGCCCGCCACCGGCCGCAACGTGCTGGCCGCGACGATCCCGGTGTACCTGCACGACGAGGAGGGCGTGCAGGGCATTGCCGTCGACCCCGACTTCGACCGCAACAAGTGGGTCTACGTCTATTACTCGCCGCCGCTGGACACCCCCTCCGACGATCCGAACACCCCGCAGGTCAACGAGGGTGACGCGCCCGCCGAGGGCACGGCGGCCGACTTCGCCCCGTTCAAGGGCCACATGCAGCTCTCGCGGTACAAGCTGCAGGGCAGCACCCTGAACCTGAACACCGAGCAGAAGATCATGCAGGTCGCCACCGACCGCGGCCAGTGCTGCCACGTCGGCGGCAAGATCGACTTCGACAGCAAGGGCAACCTGTACCTGTCGACCGGCGACGACAGCAACCCGTTCTTCTCCGACGGCTACGCCCCGATCGACGAGCGCGCGAACCGCAACCCGGTCTTCGACGCGCAGCGCACCTCGGCCAACACCAACGACCTGCGCGGCAAGGTCCTGCGCATCAAGGTCGGCGGCAGCGGGAAGTACACGATCCCCAAGGGCAACCTCTTCAAGCCGGGCACACCCAAGACCCGGCCCGAGATCTACGCCATGGGCCTGCGCAACCCGTTCCGGTTCACCGTCGACCCGCGTACGGACGTCGTGTACGTCGCCGACTACTCGCCGGACGCTCGCACCGCCAACCCGGCGCGCGGCCCGGCCGGGCAGGGGCGCTGGGTGGCCATCGACAAGCCCGCCAACTACGGCTGGCCGTACTGCGTGGCGCCCGACCAGCCCTACGTGGACTACGACTTCGCCACCGGCGTCTCCGGCGCCCCGTTCAACTGCGCCAAGCCGGTCAACGACTCGCCGAACAACACCGGCCTGAAGAACCTGCCGCCGGTCGAGAAGCCCGAGGTCATCTACGGCTACGGCGTCAGCGCCCAGTTCCCGGAGCTGGGCACGGGGGGCATCGGCCCGATGGGCGGCCCGGCCTACGAGTACGACAAGCGGTCGCGCTCGCGGATCAAGTGGCCCGAGGCGTTCGACGGCAAGCCGCTGTTCGCCGAGTGGACCCGCGACTACGTCAAGGCGTTCACGCTCGACCGCCGCAACCAGGTGACGAAGGTGGAGGCGGTGCTGCCGGAGCTGGTCTTCGACAACCCGATGGACCTCGAGTTCGGCCCCGACGGCGCGCTCTACGTCCTGGAGTACGGCGACGGGTACTTCAACGAGAACCCGGACGCCCAGCTGGCCCGCTTCGACTTCGTACGGGGCAACCGCACCCCGATCCCGAAGGTGTCGGCCACCCCGGCCTCGGGTCAGGCGCCGCTGACGGTCCAGTTCTCCAGCGCCGGCACCACCGACCCGGACGGCGACGCGCTGAAGTACGCCTGGTACCTCGACAACGACAACAAGGTCGACTCGACCGCCCCCAACCCGACGTTCACCTTCACCGCGAACGCCGACTACCGCCCGACGCTGAAGGTCACCGACAGCACCGGCCGGTCCGCGTCGGCCGAGGTGATCCTGCCGGTCGGCACGGCGGCTCCGGTCGTCGAGTTCGTGACGCTGCAGGACGGGCAGCCGTTCGCCTTCGGTGACACGGTGAACTTCGAGGTGCGGGTGACCGACGACGCGCCGGTCGACTGCTCGCGGGTCACGGTGACCTACGTCCTCGGGCACGACCAGCACGGGCATCCGCTGAGCACGGCGTCGGGCTGCACCGGCTCGATCGTCACGTTCCTCGACCCCGGTCACGCGGGGTCCGACAACCTGACGGGCGTGTTCGTCGCCTCCTACACCGACACCGGTGTCCCGCCGCAGACGGGCCGCGACACGGTGGTTCTGCAGCCGTCGAACTGA
- a CDS encoding DUF3349 domain-containing protein: MTDNRSNFLIRAVEWLRAGYPAGVPRQDYVALLGVLRRKLTEDEIRRVAADLAEHSLTSDDPITGDDIETMISESMLQEATPADVARVSAHLAAGGWPLADPPVE, from the coding sequence GTGACCGACAACCGCTCCAACTTCCTGATCCGCGCGGTCGAGTGGCTGCGCGCGGGCTACCCGGCCGGGGTGCCCCGTCAGGACTACGTCGCGCTGCTCGGCGTGCTGCGCCGCAAGCTCACCGAGGACGAGATCCGCCGGGTCGCCGCGGACCTGGCCGAACACTCGCTGACCAGCGACGACCCGATCACCGGCGACGACATCGAGACGATGATCAGCGAGTCGATGCTGCAGGAGGCGACGCCGGCCGACGTGGCCCGGGTCTCGGCGCACCTCGCGGCCGGCGGATGGCCCCTGGCCGACCCGCCCGTCGAGTGA